One segment of Pantoea sp. Lij88 DNA contains the following:
- a CDS encoding alpha-D-ribose 1-methylphosphonate 5-phosphate C-P-lyase PhnJ, whose amino-acid sequence MAELTGYNNGYLDEQTKRTIRRAILKAVAIPGYQVPFAGREMPMPYGWGTGGIQITASVIGDQDVLKVIDQGADDTTNAVSIRQFFKRVSGAATTERTADATLIQTRHRIPETPLEEDQILIFQVPIPEPLRFIEPRETETRTMHALEEYGIMQVKLYEDIARYGHIATTYAYPVRVNDRYVMDPSPIPKFDNPKMHMMPALQLFGAGREKRIYALPPYTRVESLDFDDHPFTVQQWDEPCALCGSRHSYLDEVVMDDQGTRMFVCSDTDFCHQQQEQQHAQ is encoded by the coding sequence ATGGCTGAACTCACCGGCTATAACAACGGCTATCTCGACGAGCAGACCAAACGCACCATCCGCCGCGCCATCCTCAAAGCGGTGGCGATCCCCGGCTATCAGGTGCCGTTCGCCGGACGCGAGATGCCGATGCCTTACGGCTGGGGCACCGGCGGCATCCAGATTACCGCCAGCGTGATTGGCGATCAGGATGTGCTCAAGGTGATCGATCAGGGCGCAGATGACACCACCAATGCAGTGTCGATCCGCCAGTTCTTTAAGCGGGTCAGCGGCGCGGCGACCACCGAGCGCACCGCCGATGCCACCCTGATTCAGACCCGCCACCGCATCCCGGAAACGCCGCTGGAAGAGGATCAGATCCTGATTTTCCAGGTGCCGATTCCCGAGCCGCTGCGTTTTATCGAACCACGTGAAACCGAGACCCGCACCATGCATGCGCTGGAGGAGTACGGCATCATGCAGGTGAAACTGTATGAAGATATCGCCCGCTATGGCCATATCGCCACCACCTACGCCTATCCGGTCCGGGTCAACGATCGCTACGTGATGGATCCCTCGCCCATCCCCAAATTCGACAACCCGAAGATGCACATGATGCCCGCGCTGCAGCTGTTTGGCGCCGGGCGTGAAAAGCGCATCTACGCTTTGCCGCCTTACACCCGCGTGGAGAGCCTCGACTTCGACGATCACCCCTTCACCGTTCAGCAGTGGGATGAACCCTGCGCACTGTGCGGCTCGCGCCATAGCTATCTCGATGAGGTGGTGATGGACGACCAGGGAACGCGGATGTTTGTCTGCTCCGACACCGACTTTTGCCATCAGCAGCAGGAACAGCAACATGCACAGTGA
- the phnK gene encoding phosphonate C-P lyase system protein PhnK, which yields MHSEQPLLAVNQLTHLYAPGKGFEQVSFDLWPGEVLGIVGESGSGKTTLLQSLSARLTPQQGSILYQNRDLYQMSESDRRRLLRTEWGVVHQHPMDGLRSQVSAGGNIGERLMATGQRHYGDIRAEASRWLQAVEIDAGRIDDLPTTFSGGMQQRLQIARNLVTQPQLMFMDEPTGGLDVSVQARLLDLLRTLVRELNLAVVIVTHDLGVARLLAHRLLVMKQGRVVESGLTDRVLDDPHHPYTQLLVSSVLN from the coding sequence ATGCACAGTGAACAGCCGCTGCTTGCGGTGAACCAGCTCACCCATCTTTATGCGCCGGGCAAAGGGTTTGAGCAGGTCAGTTTTGATCTCTGGCCCGGCGAGGTGCTGGGGATTGTCGGCGAGTCCGGCTCCGGTAAAACCACGCTGCTGCAGAGCCTGTCGGCGCGTCTGACACCGCAGCAGGGCAGCATTCTCTATCAGAATCGCGACCTCTATCAGATGAGTGAAAGCGATCGCCGTCGCCTGCTGCGCACCGAGTGGGGCGTGGTGCATCAGCATCCGATGGACGGACTGCGTTCGCAGGTCAGCGCGGGCGGCAACATCGGCGAACGGCTAATGGCGACCGGACAGCGCCACTATGGCGACATCCGCGCCGAGGCGAGCCGCTGGCTGCAGGCGGTGGAGATTGATGCCGGTCGCATCGACGATCTGCCGACCACCTTTTCCGGTGGGATGCAGCAGCGTCTGCAGATTGCCCGCAACCTGGTGACGCAGCCGCAGCTGATGTTTATGGATGAGCCGACCGGCGGGCTGGATGTCTCGGTGCAGGCGCGACTGCTGGATCTGCTGCGGACGCTGGTGCGCGAGCTGAATCTGGCGGTGGTAATTGTCACCCACGATCTCGGTGTAGCGCGGCTGCTGGCACATCGCCTGCTGGTGATGAAACAGGGGCGGGTGGTGGAGAGCGGTCTGACCGACCGCGTGCTGGACGATCCTCATCATCCTTACACTCAACTGCTGGTCTCTTCGGTGCTCAATTAA